The DNA region TGGATCAGTGGATTACGACACCAGTTCTGGTGGTTGTTGTTGTGCGAACCTGGAATTCTTCAACCCTGTGCGGGCAAAAATCTCATCACCGCCCACCCAGACATGGGCCACGTCCGCCTGGGTACCGTTGGCGAACAGTGCGGCCAGCGTCTCGGACGGGCTGCTGGTGTGGTTCAGGATGGCGTCTAACGTGCTGCCTTCCGGCGGGCGCAGCCACACCGCGTCGAACGCCTTGCCCACGCCGAAATCCCCGATCTGATCTTGCATGTCCAGCGCCTGCGCCCCAGCCCGCGTGGACAGGTACAGCAGGTGCGCGGGGGTCAGCGGCACGCCGTCCTCTCCCAGAAGTTGTTGCATGAAATACGCCTGTAAGCCCTCCTTGAGCATCGAGAAGCCGGTGCCGCCGCCCACATCCGTTCCCAGCGAGACGTGAACCCCGGCATTCAGGTGCCGCTTCAGGGGAAACAACCCGCTGCCCAGCGCCGAGTTGCTGCATGGGCAATGTGCGGCAGTGCAGTGGTGCGCGGCCATCTGGCCCAGCTCGCGGTCCATGGTATGGACGCTGTGCGCCAGCACGCTGCGGCGACCCAGCAGCCCGGCGCGGTCATAGGTGTCCAGATAATCCAGGCTGCCGGGGAACAGCTCCTTAACTGTCTGGACCTCGCGCACGTTCTCATTGATGTGGGAGGTGAAATGCACGTCTGGAAACTCGTTCATCAGCGCGGCACAGGCCTCCAGAATACCCTCGCTGGCCGACAGGCTGAAACGCGGCGTCACGGCATAGCGGGCGCGGCCCACGCCATGCCAGCGCTCGATCAGCGCCTTGCCCTCGCTGTAGGCCAGTTCGGGCGTGGTGTGCAGTTCGTCGCGCAACATGCGGTCACTGACCACCAGTCCGGCCACGGTTCGCAGCCCTGTCCCCGCCGCTTCCTCAAAGAACAGGTCCATCGCGCTCTTGTAATGCGAGCCGAACACCAGCGCGGTGGTGGTGCCGTTGCAGCGCAGACCGTGCAGAAAATCCTTTGCTACGGCGCGGGCGTAGGTGTCGCTGCTCAGCCGTGCCTCTTCCGGCAGTGTCACATGGTCCAGCCAGTCCAGCAGCGGCATTCCCAGCCCGCCGATGATGCGAACCTGCGGGTAGTGGACGTGCGTATCGATGAAACCCGGCAGCAACACGCCGCCGCGCAGGTCCGTGATGGTGGCCTCTGGATATTCGGCGCGCAGCGTGGCAAAGTCGCCGCTGGCCGTGATCTGGCCGCCGTCCACCAGCAGGCCACCGTCTTCCTGAACGTGCAGGGCGTCGGCGTCCATGAACGGGTTGGAGGGCGTGTGCATGAAGGCGGCCCGGTAAAGGGTGGGGGACAGGATGGGCGTCATGTGGGCCTCAGGGTGGGGGAGAGGGCAGGGGGTTGCGCGTGTGCGGCACGCTGGCTTTCGAGCAGCATGACGAGCTGTGCGGCCACGCTGATGGCGATCACGGTGGGCATCTTGTCGGAAATCCCCGGCAGGCCGATGGGGGTGGTGATGCGGGCGAGGTCCGCGTCGCTGTGGCCCTCGCGCCGCAGTTGCTCCTGAAAGCGGATCCACTTGACCGCCGAGCCGATCAGCCCGATGGAAGCCAGGTCTGCCCGCCGCAGCGCCGCGTCGCACAGGGCGGCGTCCTCAGCGTGGTCATGGGTCAGGATCAGGATGTGCGCGCCGGGCGGCAGTTCGTGCAACGTCATTTCAGGAATGGGGGAGTGATGAACCTCCACCCGCGCCTCGCCGCCCATCAGTGGGGCAAGCCGCTCTGGGGTCAGTTGCGCCGCCCGCGAATCCACCAGATGCAGATTCAGTGGCAGCCGCGAGAGGATCAAACCCAGCTCCAGACCCACATGTCCGATGCCGAAAATGGCAATGTGGGGACGCACGGTTGCCAGCGGTTCCAGCAGCAGCGTGACCTCGCCACCGCAGCACTGGCGCCCATACTCGTTGGTGGCCTTATCGGTTAGTCGCAGCGTGAGCAGTTCCGGCGTGTTTGCCGACACTTTCAGCATCGCCCGCGCCCGTTCCACAGCGGTGGCTTCCAGATTGCCGCCGCCCACGCTGTCCCAGCTTTCCTGCACGCTGACCACCATCTTGGCTCCCGCCTCGCGCGGCGCGTGGCCCCGCACAGCGGCGACGGTGACCAGCACGCCGGGAATGGCCTGCTCTTGCAGGTGTTGGAGGGCGGAAAGCCAGTTCATGAAACCAGTTGCGGGCAGAAGAGGGGAGAAGCCCTGACGACTGCGGCCAGATCAATCATCCGCCGCCACCACGTCCCCTGGCTGGACTGCGCCCTGCACCTGCCGCGCTTCCTCCAGCGCCCAGAACACCGCTTCCGGGGTGGCGGGACTGCTCAGGAACTGTTCGCGTCCGCCGGGGCCGAAAGCCGCAGCCGCCTGACGCAATGCCTCGCGGGCGCTGATGCCCAGCATCAGGGGCGGTTCGCCCACAGCCTTGGAGCCGTAGACTACGCCGTCTTCGGTGGCCCGTTCCATCAGCGCGACATTAAAGACCTCGGGCATCTCGCTGAAGCTGGGGAGCTTGTAAGTGCTGGCGGCCTGGGTGCTGAGGCGGCCCCGGTTCGGGCCATCCGACTCGTCCCAGCGCAATTCTTCCAGGGTCAGCCAGCCTGCGCCCTGCACGTAGCCGCCCTCCACCTGCCCGATGTCGATCAGTGGTGAGAGGCTGTCGCCCACATCCTGCAAGATGTCCACGCGGCAGGTGCGGTACAGGCCCGAGAAGCCGTCCACCTCGACCTCGGTGATGGCCGCGCCATAAGAGAAGTACTTGAAGGGTTCGCCGTGCATCGCCACGCGGTCCCAGTGCAGGCCGGGGGTGCGGTAGAAGCCTGCCGCCCACAACTGAGTTCGCAGATGGTAGGCGTCGTGGACCAGCGTCTTGAAGTCGATGCCCTTGTCGGGGTGGCCCAGCGGAAAGACCAGACCCCCCTCGAAGCGCACGTCCTTGGGATGCACGCCCAGCGCGCCAGCGGCGACATCTGATAGCCGCTCCTTGATCTGCTCGCAGGCGTTCTTGATCGCGCCGCCGTTCAGGTCTGCCCCACTGCTGGCGGCGGTGGCGCTGGTGTTCGGGACCTTGTCGGTACGGGTGGGGGCCAGCCGCACCCAGTTCACCGGCACGCCCAGCGCCGTGGCAGCCACCTGAATCATCTTGGTGTGCAGGCCCTGACCCATCTCGGTGCCGCCGTGGTTGATCAGCACGCTGCCGTCCTTGTACACATGAACCAGCGCGCCTGCCTGGTTGTAGGCGGTGAAGTTGAAGGAGATGCCAAATTTGACCGGGGTGATCGCCAGACCGCGTTTGGTGTGCGGGTGCGCGTCGTTAAAGGCGCTGACCTCCTGATGACGGGCCTCAAAGTCGCCGCTGACCATCAGTTGCGCCCACAGGTCTTCCAGACGCTCGGCGTGGCGCACCGGCTGACCGTAGGGGGTGGCCTCGCCGGGCCGGTAGAAGTTGAGTCGGCGCAGCTCGTGCGCCTCAAGGCCCAGCAGCGGCGCGCAGCGGCCCAGGATGTCCTCGATGACCAGCATGCCCTGCGGCCCGCCGAAGCCCCGGAAGGCGGTCTGGGAAGTCTTGTTCGTCCTGGCAATCCGCCCGTGAACCTCCACATGCGGGATGTAATACGCGTTGTCGATGTGGCACAGCGCCCGCGCCATCACAGGTTCGGACAGGTCCAGGCTCCAGCCGCCGTCGCTGGTTAAAGTGGCCGAAAGGGCGCGCAATGTGCCACCCTCGTCGAAAGCCACCTTCCATCTGGCGTGGAAGGGGTGGCGCTTGCCAGTCATGGTGAGGTCCTGCGTACGGTTCAGGCGCAACCGAACCGGGCGGCCCGTCAGGACGCTGCCCAGCGCGGCAATGGCGGCGAAGCCGTGCGGCTGCATCTCCTTGCCGCCGAAGCCGCCGCCCATCCGCAGGCACTGCACGGTCACCTGAGAGGCTTCCAGGCCCAGCACGTGTGCCGTGATCTCCTGCGTTTCGCTGGGGTGCTGGGTGCTGGACTGGATGAAGATCTGCCCGGCCTCGTCCACGTAGGCCAGCGCTGCGTTGGTTTCCAGATAGAAGTGTTCCTGGCCGCCGAACTCGAACTCGCCCTCGAAGGTGTGGGCCGCGCCCTCAAAGCCGATGTGGGTGTCGCCGCGCCGCAGGGTGGACTGCGCGCCCTGGAAGGACTCGGCGGCAATGGCGTCGTGGATGCTGATCAGCGAGGGAAGCGGTTCGTACTCTACCTCTACCGCCAGTGCGCCCAGCCGCGCCGAGTCAATGCTGTCGCCCAGCACCCAGGCCACCGCGTGACCGTGGAACATCACCTCAGTGGGGAACAGGGCTTCGTCGCCCTTGACCCCAGCGTCGTTGGCACCGGGAACGTCGGCGGCGGTCAGCACGCGCACCACACCGCCCACGTTCAGGGCCTGCGACACGTCCATGCGCGTTACCCTGGCGTGGGCATGTGGGGCCTGCACGGGCCATGCGTGCAGCAGATTAGATAGGCGCACGCCCAGATCATCGGTGTACAGCGCGTGTCCGGTAACGTGCAACGAGGCACTCTCGTGCGGAACGGCGTCGCCGACTGCGCCGCCAAGCGGGCGTTCATGCAGGCTGGTCATGGGTTTACCTCCGGTGACGTGGCGTTCTGTGCTGCGGGGAGACGGAGCAACCGACTAGCCACGGACCACTTCCGACTTCTCGTGGAAGAACTTCAGCAGCGCCTGCTCCAGCATGGCGGCGCGGTATTTGGCGCTGGCACGGTGATCGGACAGCGGCGTTCCTTCCTGGCCCATCAGTCGGGCGGCCTCGCGGACGTTGCCTTCGGTCCAGGGCTTGCCCGTCAGGGCTGCCTCTGCCTTCAGGGCGCGGATAGGGGTGGCCGCTACGCCGCCCAGGCCGATGCGGATGCGCCCTACCGTGTTGCCGTCCAGTTCCATCGCAATGCCCACCGCCACGCTGGAGATATCGTCGAAGCGGCGCTTGGCGTACTTGTAAAAGCCGGTGATGGGCGCGAGTGGCAGCGGAATCTTCACCGCGCGGATCAGCTCGCCGTCCTTCAACTTGGTCTGGCGGTAGCCCTCGAAGAACTCAGCCAGCGGAACCTCACGCTCGCCTTCACGCGAGGCCAGCACGAGCGAGGCGTCCAGCGCCAGCAGCGTGGGCGGGCTGTCACCGATAGGCGAGGCGGTGCCGATGTTGCCGCCCAGTGTGGCGCTGTTGCGAATCAGGCGGCTGGCGAACTGCGGGAACCACTCGGCCATCAGCGGGATACGCCCGTCCAGGCGGCGCTCGATCTCCGTCAGATTCAGGCCCGCGCCGATGCGGACATGATCGTCGTGCCACTCCAATTCACGCAGCTCGGCCAGCCCGTCCACTGCGATGGTGACGCCTGCCCGCGCGTGGCGGATGTTGACCTCCACGCCCCAGTCGGTGCCGCCTGCCAACAGTGTGGCTCCCGGATATTTGGCCAGCAGTTCCAGCGCCCCCGGCAGATCAGCGGGACGGTGAAAGTCGCCGTCGGGGCCGGAGAGGTGCAGGGGCTGGGGAGCCGGGGCTGGGCGGGTTCGTAAGGTGCCCAGCGTGTCGTCTGCGGGCGGCGTGCCCAGCGCGTGGGCGGCGTCCTGAATGGGGCGGTAGCCGGTGCAGCGGCACAGGTTCCCGCTCAGTGCGTGGATATCGAAACCGTTGGGCGCGTGGAGTTCGCCGTCCTTACGCTCTGGACGGTAATACTCGGCGGCCATGCTGACCACGAAACCGGGGGTGCAGTACCCGCACTGCGAGCCGCCGCGAACGGCCATCTCGTGCTGGACAGGATGCAGGTGACCCGGCGAGCCGATGCCCTCGGCGGTGATGACCTCCTGACCGTTCATGGCCGGGAGCATGACCAGACAGGCGTTGACACTTTCCAGTCGTGTGCCGCCGCGTCCGTCCGGGCGGGAAACCAGCACCGCGCAGGCCCCGCATTCGCCCTCGGCGCAGCCTTCCTTGCAACCGGTCAGGCCGCCGTCGCGCAGCCAGTTCAGCAGCGTCGTATGGGGCCGCGCGCCCTGCACCTCGCGGGGTTGACCGTTGACCGTGAGCGTAAAACTGTCCATGCTTTCTCCTTCCGCCGTCAAAAACGACAAGCCCGGCGTTCCACTGCACCCAGATTCCCACATGGGAATTCGGATGCATGGTTCACGCCGGTGACGAAAAGGGCGGGTCGCTGGTTATCCATGCAGAACAGCAACCTGATTTGATGTCATTTGATTCTACGCCTAAGTATCTGGTTTGCCTAGCCCCTTTTCGGGTGGATTGGACTGGGTCCAAAATGAAAGCCAGCGGGCGGTCACATCGGTTTCATAGGCTTCATCGGTTCCATCTTTGCCATCGGTTCCATTTCGCTCTGAACCGCGTCGTCGGTCACGATTTCAAGGCCAAGATGCTGGGCGTCTTCCACATCCGGCGCTTCGTGCAGGGAGTGAAGCTGGCCATCCTCGATCTGAAAATAGACCGATCCGTCCCCAGTATGAATCTCCACCACCGCGCCGCTTTCGGTCTGGAAGAGGGTGGGGGCAATGGTCCACTCGCCCGTCGTGACGCCGCTGCTCTGGCGCTGGCCGTCGCTGCCGACGCGAATGATGGTCTGATCGCCCTGATTTTCCAGCATGATGGTCTGCCCGCCCTTCAATTTCGCCTGATATGCCATGCCCGACATTAGCGGGCGGCGCAAGCTGCCTGGGTCAAAGTTGCATTCAGAGCCGTTAAGCCTGTACCTGTGCGGCGCGGCTTTCATACGGCACAATGGCCCAACCAACAATCGCCCATCAACACTCGGAGGAATTTTCATGACAACCCATGACACCGACATCATCGTGATCGGCGCGGGGCTGGCCGGACTGGTGGCCGCCGCCGAGGCTGCCGACGCCGGAAAGCGCGTGCTGCTGCTGGATCAGGAAGGCGAGCAGAATCTGGGCGGGCAGGCGTTCTGGTCCTTTGGTGGGCTTTTTTTAATTGATACGCCAGAGCAGCGCCGCCTGAAAATCCGTGACAGCCACGAACTGGCGTGGCGCGACTGGCGGAATACGGCGGGATTTGACCGCCCCGAGGACCACTGGCCCCGCAAATGGGCCGAGGCTTACGTGGACTTTGCCGCTGGGGAAAAGTACGGCTGGCTAGCTTCGCAGGGCATGAAGTTCTTTCCCGGCGTGGGCTGGGCCGAGCGCGGCGGGCAGGGCGCAAGTGGCCCCGGCAACAGCGTGCCGCGCTTCCACATCACCTGGGGCACCGGGCCGGGGGTGGTAGAACCGTTTGAACGCCGGGTGCGCGAGCATGTTGCCACTGGCAGGATTGCCTTCAAATTCCGTCATCGTGTGCGCGGCCTGAACATCACGGACGGTGTGGTGCATGGGGTTCACGGCGACATTCTGGAACCCTCCGACGTATTGCGTGGAGAGGACAGTTCACGCGTGGTGGTGGACGATTTTGACCTGAATGCTGGGGCCGTCATCCTTACGTCTGGCGGCATCGGGGGCAATCAGGAACTGGTGCGGAAGAACTGGCCTACAGAGCGCCTCGGCCCCGCGCCCGAGTTCATGATTTCCGGCGTGCCGAAGCATGTGGACGGCGCAGCGCAGGGGATGGCCGAGGCGGCTGGCGCGCACCTGATCAACCGGGACCGCATGTGGCACTACACCGAGGGCATCCGCAATTGGAATCCCATCTGGCCCATGCACGGCATTCGCATCCTGCCCGGTCCCAGCAGCCTGTGGCTCGCGCCAGACGGCACCCGGCTGCCGTACCCCAATTACCCCGGTTTTGACACCCTCGGCACGCTGCAACACATCACCACGCATGGCTACCCCTATACGTGGTTTGTACTGAACCGCGCCATCATCAAGAAGGAATTCACCCTTTCAGGCAGCGAACAGAATCTCGATCTGACGGACCGCGATCTCCGTAAGGTGGCCGGGCGGCTGGGCAAGAATGTCGCGCCCTCCGTGCAGGCGTTCATGGACAGCGGCGCGGATTTCGTGGTGCGCGACAGCCTGCCCGAACTGGTACGCGGCATGAATGAATCCATCGGCAACAGCGCCGTGGATTACGAGACGGTGGCGCGCGAGGTGGCGGACCGGGACCTCCAGATCGCCAATCCTTTCGGCAAGGACCCGCAACTGGCAGTGGTACGCGGCGCGCGGGCCTTCATCAACGAACGCCTGATTCGTATCGTCAAACCTGCGCCGCTGCTGGACCCGGCCTCGGGGCCGCTGATCGCCGTCAAGCTCAACATTCTGACCCGCAAAACGCTGGGTGGTCTGGAAACAGATTTGCAGGCGCGGTTGCTGCGGCCTGATGGTCAGCCGATGCCAGGGCTGTACGCTGCCGGGGAAGTCGCGGGCTTTGGCGGCGGCGGGATGCACGGCTACCGCTCGCTGGAGGGCACCTTCCTGGGGGGTTGCCTCTTCAGCGGGCGGGTGGCGGGGCGCTGCGCGGCGGGAGCGGTGGGGTAGATGGCCCTATCACACTGCCAGTAAGGGCAACCATATAAACTGGTCACCTGACCAGATGGAGGTCAAGCATGACGACGCAGCGCCGCAAGCCCCCCCGTAGCCCGCATCAGGCCGAATGGCGGCTGGAGGAAGCCAAGGCCAGGTTCTCCCAGGTGGTTCAGCAGGCCGAGGCAGGCACACCTCAACTGATCACCCGCCGGGGCAAAGACGCCGTGGTGGTGGTCAGCGTGGAGAAGTGGGCCGCGCTGACTGGGGAAGCGCCCAAGGCGATTGAGCTGTTCAGGAACGCACCCCGATTCGAGGATTTTGAGCTGGACCTGGATCGGGGGGAAGAAGTTTTCCCAGATCGGGAGCTGGACCTTGGGTGATACAGCGTTCCTCTTCGACACAAACGTCATCAGTGACGCCACCAAACCCAGGCCCGCTCCGGGTCTGAACAGATTTCTGGAGCAGGTTGAACTGCTCAACATTTTCGTCAGCGTAGTAAGTCTGGGGGAGATCCGGCGCGGCATCGAGGTTGCCGATGACCCAGCCAAGCGGGCGGCCCTGATGGTCTGGCTGCAACAGGATGTTCTGAACAGGCATGCGGGGCGCATTCTTCCCATTTCCGGGGGCGTGATGGAAACCTGGGCTTTGATGATCGCGGCCACTGGACGCAAGCCAGGGCAATTGCCCGTGTTTGATGGCCTGATCGCCGCCACCGCCCTGCACCATCGCCTGACTGTGGTGACCCGCAACACTGCCGACTTTGCCGCTTTCGGTGTGCCGCTGTTCAATCCTTTCAGCGAGGAGTTGCGTTAGGCCGTCCAGTCTTCCCGGCCTGTAAAGCCCTGCCCAAGCGCCGCCCATCTGCCACGCCTGCCGCCCCGCTACCCTGACGCCCATGACCCCCTACCGCGCAATCATTCTTGATCTGGACGGCACGCTGGTGGACAGCAACGACGCCCGCGCCTGGGTGCATGCTTTCACAGGTGAGGGTTTTTCCGTGTCTTTCGCACAGGTTCGCCCCCTGATCGGCATGGGCGGCGATCAACTGGTGCCGCGCCTGACCGGAGTGCAGCCGGAAAGCGAGCACTATGAGCGACTTTCAGAGGCCTGGAAGGACCACTTTCAGCGCGGCGAGTTGCCCACCGTCCGGGCGCAACTGGGGGCGCGCAAGCTGGTGGAGGAACTACGGCGGCGCGGTCTGGACCTGATCATCGGCACCTCGGGCGACGAGACGGTGGTGGAAGCCCTGTTGATGCGCGCGGATGTGGCCGATCTGGTGCCCCAGCGCACCACCGCCTCGGACGTGGAGGACTCCAAGCCTGCCCCGGACATCGTGAAGGTGGCGCTGAACAAGCTGGGGCGGCAGCCGGGCGAGGTGCTGATGCTGGGCGATACGCCCTACGACATAGAAAGTGCGGGCAGGAGCGGCGTGGACACCGTGGCCCTGCGCTGCGGCGGGGATGAGCGACTGGACGGAGCGGTCAGGATCTACAACGATCCGCTGGATTTGCTGGCCCATCTGGACGAGTTGCCGCTGGGCTGAGCTGGAACGGGGCGACTGCACGCTACCCCGGTCCTGCTGACCGGTTTCATCCTGCGTGTTGTATGAGAGGATTACACTCCGCCCCATGAGTGCGCCTGCCGTCCTGCCCACCTTGCAGCCCGCCTCACCCCTGGCCGCGCCGATCACCACCCTGACCTACGTGACCCTGGGGATTGGCCTGGCGGTCTTCGCACTGGTCACCGGTCTGACGTTCTATTTTATCTGGCGCTACAAACACCGGGGCGCGGACGGCGAACCCCCACAGATCTTTGGCAACGCCCGCGACGAGATCATCTGGATGGGGATGGCGGCGGGCATTCTGGTCTTTCTGTTCGTCCTGACTTGGATCACCATGAACCGTATCGATCCGCAGGCCGGGCAGGACGGCACCCCGGATCTGATCGTGACCGGCCACCAGTGGTTCTGGGAGGCCGACTATCCGCGCGCTACCAATCCGGCGGGCATGGGCGTGGTCAGTACCGCCAGCGAGATTCACATTCCCACCGGCAGAAAACTGCTGCTGGAGGTGGGCAGCGCCGACGTGATCCACGACTTCTGGGTGCCGCAACTGGCCCGCAAGATGGACGCCATTCCGGGCCAGGGCAACCGGCTGTGGATTCAGGCCGACAAACCCGGCACCTACCTAGGAGCCTGCTCTGAATTCTGCGGGGCGCAGCACGCCTGGATGCGTTTCAAGGTGATCGCTCAAACGCCGCAGGACTTTCAGGCGTGGCTGGCAAGGCAGGCCCAGCAGGCGGCCCCACCGCCCCCCAACCAGACCGATATAGAGGACGGCGCGGGGCTGTTCGTGCGTCAGGGCTGCGGCGAGTGCCATACGCTGCGCGGCATCGGCGCACGCGGCCATGCCAGTCAGGGGAGTGTCGGCCCCGATCTGACCCACTTCGCCTCGCGCGGCATCATCGCCGGGGGCGTGCTGGACAACACACCGGAGAACTTGCGGCGCTGGTTGAAGAACCCGCAGGCTGTCAAGCCCGGCGTCCGCATGCCCAATTACCGCCTGAACGACGCCCAATTGCGGCAATTGACCGCCTACCTGGAGACGTTGCAATGACCACCGCACCTGTACCTGTTGAGACCGCGTCTGCCCCGTTGAGCCGCCCACGCAACCTCACCCGCTGGCTGTCCACCACCGATCACAAGGACATCGGGATGATGTATCTGGCGCTGGGGGCGCTGTTTTTCCTGATCGGCGGGGTGGAGGTGCTGATCATGCGCCTGCAACTCGCGCGGCCCGGCAACACGCTGCTGGAGGCCACCACCTACAACGAGTTCTTTACCCTGCACGGCACCACCATGATCTTTCTGGCGGTGATGCCGATGCTGCTGGGCTTCTCCAACTACCTGCTGCCGCTGCAAATCGGCGCGAAGGACATGGCCTTTCCGCG from Deinococcus sp. AJ005 includes:
- a CDS encoding FAD-binding dehydrogenase gives rise to the protein MTTHDTDIIVIGAGLAGLVAAAEAADAGKRVLLLDQEGEQNLGGQAFWSFGGLFLIDTPEQRRLKIRDSHELAWRDWRNTAGFDRPEDHWPRKWAEAYVDFAAGEKYGWLASQGMKFFPGVGWAERGGQGASGPGNSVPRFHITWGTGPGVVEPFERRVREHVATGRIAFKFRHRVRGLNITDGVVHGVHGDILEPSDVLRGEDSSRVVVDDFDLNAGAVILTSGGIGGNQELVRKNWPTERLGPAPEFMISGVPKHVDGAAQGMAEAAGAHLINRDRMWHYTEGIRNWNPIWPMHGIRILPGPSSLWLAPDGTRLPYPNYPGFDTLGTLQHITTHGYPYTWFVLNRAIIKKEFTLSGSEQNLDLTDRDLRKVAGRLGKNVAPSVQAFMDSGADFVVRDSLPELVRGMNESIGNSAVDYETVAREVADRDLQIANPFGKDPQLAVVRGARAFINERLIRIVKPAPLLDPASGPLIAVKLNILTRKTLGGLETDLQARLLRPDGQPMPGLYAAGEVAGFGGGGMHGYRSLEGTFLGGCLFSGRVAGRCAAGAVG
- a CDS encoding xanthine dehydrogenase small subunit codes for the protein MDSFTLTVNGQPREVQGARPHTTLLNWLRDGGLTGCKEGCAEGECGACAVLVSRPDGRGGTRLESVNACLVMLPAMNGQEVITAEGIGSPGHLHPVQHEMAVRGGSQCGYCTPGFVVSMAAEYYRPERKDGELHAPNGFDIHALSGNLCRCTGYRPIQDAAHALGTPPADDTLGTLRTRPAPAPQPLHLSGPDGDFHRPADLPGALELLAKYPGATLLAGGTDWGVEVNIRHARAGVTIAVDGLAELRELEWHDDHVRIGAGLNLTEIERRLDGRIPLMAEWFPQFASRLIRNSATLGGNIGTASPIGDSPPTLLALDASLVLASREGEREVPLAEFFEGYRQTKLKDGELIRAVKIPLPLAPITGFYKYAKRRFDDISSVAVGIAMELDGNTVGRIRIGLGGVAATPIRALKAEAALTGKPWTEGNVREAARLMGQEGTPLSDHRASAKYRAAMLEQALLKFFHEKSEVVRG
- a CDS encoding type II toxin-antitoxin system Phd/YefM family antitoxin → MTTQRRKPPRSPHQAEWRLEEAKARFSQVVQQAEAGTPQLITRRGKDAVVVVSVEKWAALTGEAPKAIELFRNAPRFEDFELDLDRGEEVFPDRELDLG
- a CDS encoding type II toxin-antitoxin system VapC family toxin, encoding MGDTAFLFDTNVISDATKPRPAPGLNRFLEQVELLNIFVSVVSLGEIRRGIEVADDPAKRAALMVWLQQDVLNRHAGRILPISGGVMETWALMIAATGRKPGQLPVFDGLIAATALHHRLTVVTRNTADFAAFGVPLFNPFSEELR
- the xdhC gene encoding xanthine dehydrogenase accessory protein XdhC, whose amino-acid sequence is MNWLSALQHLQEQAIPGVLVTVAAVRGHAPREAGAKMVVSVQESWDSVGGGNLEATAVERARAMLKVSANTPELLTLRLTDKATNEYGRQCCGGEVTLLLEPLATVRPHIAIFGIGHVGLELGLILSRLPLNLHLVDSRAAQLTPERLAPLMGGEARVEVHHSPIPEMTLHELPPGAHILILTHDHAEDAALCDAALRRADLASIGLIGSAVKWIRFQEQLRREGHSDADLARITTPIGLPGISDKMPTVIAISVAAQLVMLLESQRAAHAQPPALSPTLRPT
- the guaD gene encoding guanine deaminase, with translation MTPILSPTLYRAAFMHTPSNPFMDADALHVQEDGGLLVDGGQITASGDFATLRAEYPEATITDLRGGVLLPGFIDTHVHYPQVRIIGGLGMPLLDWLDHVTLPEEARLSSDTYARAVAKDFLHGLRCNGTTTALVFGSHYKSAMDLFFEEAAGTGLRTVAGLVVSDRMLRDELHTTPELAYSEGKALIERWHGVGRARYAVTPRFSLSASEGILEACAALMNEFPDVHFTSHINENVREVQTVKELFPGSLDYLDTYDRAGLLGRRSVLAHSVHTMDRELGQMAAHHCTAAHCPCSNSALGSGLFPLKRHLNAGVHVSLGTDVGGGTGFSMLKEGLQAYFMQQLLGEDGVPLTPAHLLYLSTRAGAQALDMQDQIGDFGVGKAFDAVWLRPPEGSTLDAILNHTSSPSETLAALFANGTQADVAHVWVGGDEIFARTGLKNSRFAQQQPPELVS
- a CDS encoding HAD family hydrolase, which encodes MTPYRAIILDLDGTLVDSNDARAWVHAFTGEGFSVSFAQVRPLIGMGGDQLVPRLTGVQPESEHYERLSEAWKDHFQRGELPTVRAQLGARKLVEELRRRGLDLIIGTSGDETVVEALLMRADVADLVPQRTTASDVEDSKPAPDIVKVALNKLGRQPGEVLMLGDTPYDIESAGRSGVDTVALRCGGDERLDGAVRIYNDPLDLLAHLDELPLG
- the xdhB gene encoding xanthine dehydrogenase molybdopterin binding subunit, with product MTSLHERPLGGAVGDAVPHESASLHVTGHALYTDDLGVRLSNLLHAWPVQAPHAHARVTRMDVSQALNVGGVVRVLTAADVPGANDAGVKGDEALFPTEVMFHGHAVAWVLGDSIDSARLGALAVEVEYEPLPSLISIHDAIAAESFQGAQSTLRRGDTHIGFEGAAHTFEGEFEFGGQEHFYLETNAALAYVDEAGQIFIQSSTQHPSETQEITAHVLGLEASQVTVQCLRMGGGFGGKEMQPHGFAAIAALGSVLTGRPVRLRLNRTQDLTMTGKRHPFHARWKVAFDEGGTLRALSATLTSDGGWSLDLSEPVMARALCHIDNAYYIPHVEVHGRIARTNKTSQTAFRGFGGPQGMLVIEDILGRCAPLLGLEAHELRRLNFYRPGEATPYGQPVRHAERLEDLWAQLMVSGDFEARHQEVSAFNDAHPHTKRGLAITPVKFGISFNFTAYNQAGALVHVYKDGSVLINHGGTEMGQGLHTKMIQVAATALGVPVNWVRLAPTRTDKVPNTSATAASSGADLNGGAIKNACEQIKERLSDVAAGALGVHPKDVRFEGGLVFPLGHPDKGIDFKTLVHDAYHLRTQLWAAGFYRTPGLHWDRVAMHGEPFKYFSYGAAITEVEVDGFSGLYRTCRVDILQDVGDSLSPLIDIGQVEGGYVQGAGWLTLEELRWDESDGPNRGRLSTQAASTYKLPSFSEMPEVFNVALMERATEDGVVYGSKAVGEPPLMLGISAREALRQAAAAFGPGGREQFLSSPATPEAVFWALEEARQVQGAVQPGDVVAADD
- the coxB gene encoding cytochrome c oxidase subunit II, yielding MSAPAVLPTLQPASPLAAPITTLTYVTLGIGLAVFALVTGLTFYFIWRYKHRGADGEPPQIFGNARDEIIWMGMAAGILVFLFVLTWITMNRIDPQAGQDGTPDLIVTGHQWFWEADYPRATNPAGMGVVSTASEIHIPTGRKLLLEVGSADVIHDFWVPQLARKMDAIPGQGNRLWIQADKPGTYLGACSEFCGAQHAWMRFKVIAQTPQDFQAWLARQAQQAAPPPPNQTDIEDGAGLFVRQGCGECHTLRGIGARGHASQGSVGPDLTHFASRGIIAGGVLDNTPENLRRWLKNPQAVKPGVRMPNYRLNDAQLRQLTAYLETLQ